From the genome of Dethiosulfovibrio salsuginis, one region includes:
- a CDS encoding NAD(P)/FAD-dependent oxidoreductase, producing the protein MAKKREDYDVVIIGAGSAGLTAGIYCGRARLSTLIIEQGLVGGLITSTQDLENYPGFPDGVGGEELMNLFYKQAKRFGCKFKLTDVKEVDLAGDDKVVHTFRNEYHAKAVIIATGVKPKPIGCEGEAELIGKGVSFCSTCDANNCIGKDVYVVGGGDSAVEEAMYLTKFANKVTLIHRRDQLRAAKSIQEKAFECKCLDFMWDTVVKSMTGTDCVTSMVVENVKTKECTTILPGEGTNDFIVFPYVGLTPKTQIFEGQVDMEKGFIKANESLETSCPGVFVAGDVRVKTLRQVITAAADGAIAAVEAENYILSR; encoded by the coding sequence ATGGCAAAGAAACGGGAGGACTACGACGTCGTTATCATCGGTGCTGGGTCCGCTGGACTGACCGCGGGGATATACTGTGGCAGGGCCAGGCTTAGCACCTTGATCATAGAGCAGGGACTGGTGGGAGGTCTCATAACCTCCACTCAGGACCTCGAGAACTACCCTGGCTTTCCCGACGGGGTAGGCGGAGAGGAATTGATGAACCTCTTCTACAAGCAGGCCAAGAGGTTTGGATGCAAGTTCAAGCTCACCGACGTCAAGGAGGTCGACCTCGCTGGGGATGATAAGGTGGTCCACACCTTCCGCAACGAGTATCACGCCAAGGCCGTCATCATCGCCACAGGGGTGAAGCCCAAGCCGATCGGCTGTGAGGGAGAGGCGGAGCTCATAGGGAAGGGAGTCTCTTTCTGCTCGACCTGCGACGCCAACAACTGTATCGGCAAGGACGTGTACGTCGTAGGAGGAGGGGACTCGGCAGTCGAGGAGGCCATGTACCTCACCAAGTTCGCCAACAAGGTCACCCTTATCCATCGCAGGGACCAGCTCAGGGCGGCCAAGTCCATACAGGAGAAGGCCTTCGAGTGCAAGTGCCTGGACTTCATGTGGGACACCGTCGTTAAATCCATGACGGGGACCGATTGCGTCACCTCTATGGTGGTGGAGAACGTAAAGACAAAAGAGTGTACCACCATCCTGCCTGGAGAGGGAACAAACGACTTTATCGTCTTCCCCTACGTGGGCTTAACCCCTAAGACCCAGATCTTTGAGGGACAGGTCGACATGGAGAAGGGCTTCATAAAGGCCAACGAGAGCCTTGAGACATCCTGTCCCGGGGTGTTCGTCGCAGGAGACGTGAGGGTGAAGACCCTCAGACAGGTCATAACCGCCGCTGCGGACGGGGCTATCGCCGCGGTGGAGGCGGAAAACTACATTCTGAGCAGATAG
- a CDS encoding CD3072 family TudS-related putative desulfidase codes for MARGNRYVLLSHCLLNVNAKVLGYGSYSGAMKSLVLPIIEEGIGIFQLPCAEATFGGLKRWGMTVEQYDTPAYRRHCRWLLEPVMDQVQDDIANGVSVLGVVGIDGSPSCGVHQTCYGYCGGTIGSGDWVDRSTKSVRLDRGQGVFMRILSDMIAERGLSVPMASIFEGKPSRVSWEEIKKELQR; via the coding sequence ATGGCTAGAGGAAACCGCTACGTGCTGCTGTCCCACTGTCTGCTGAACGTCAACGCCAAGGTCCTGGGCTACGGCTCCTACTCCGGGGCGATGAAATCGCTGGTTCTCCCGATCATCGAGGAAGGAATCGGCATATTTCAGCTCCCATGCGCCGAGGCCACCTTCGGGGGCCTAAAAAGATGGGGCATGACGGTGGAACAGTACGACACCCCCGCCTACCGTCGCCACTGTCGTTGGCTTCTGGAGCCGGTGATGGACCAGGTCCAGGACGACATAGCCAACGGAGTCTCGGTCTTGGGGGTGGTCGGAATAGACGGAAGCCCGAGCTGCGGAGTCCACCAAACCTGTTACGGCTACTGCGGAGGGACAATCGGATCGGGGGATTGGGTGGACAGAAGCACAAAATCGGTCAGGCTGGACCGTGGGCAGGGAGTGTTCATGAGGATACTCTCAGACATGATCGCCGAGAGGGGATTGTCCGTCCCGATGGCGTCCATCTTCGAGGGAAAGCCCTCCAGGGTCTCCTGGGAGGAGATCAAAAAAGAACTTCAGAGGTAA